A window of Mycolicibacterium fluoranthenivorans contains these coding sequences:
- the alr gene encoding alanine racemase encodes MLSPEAVVDLAAIAHNVGVLRERSGAEVIAVVKADGYGHGAVAVARAALAAGASELGVATVGEALALRRAGVTAPVIAWLHAPSTDFVAAVQAGVEVVVSTPGQLDAVVAAAHRLGRTATVGVKVDTGLARSGVSERDWPDVCALLKDEALVLRTVMCHLARGDEPGHPLNAGQAAGLDDRVVDLRRAGLRPQRVHLANSAAALTDRSLARDIVRTGIAIYGRSPVPALGDFGLTPAMTMTAEVAQVRRIRGGQGVSYNHAWVAPADTVVGVLACGYADGVPRALSNRLPVHINGRRFDGVGRICMDQLVVDLGHDGGGVTEGDRAVLFGGAGVTAGDWANATGTIDYEILTGIGGRTERRYLPPDSMTPWAARARSS; translated from the coding sequence ATACTGAGTCCCGAGGCGGTCGTCGACCTGGCGGCCATCGCACACAACGTCGGTGTTCTGCGCGAGCGGTCCGGCGCCGAGGTCATCGCGGTGGTCAAGGCCGACGGGTACGGGCACGGCGCGGTCGCCGTGGCTCGTGCTGCGCTGGCGGCCGGGGCGAGCGAACTCGGGGTCGCCACGGTGGGCGAGGCCCTGGCGTTGCGCCGGGCGGGCGTCACCGCGCCGGTGATCGCGTGGTTGCACGCGCCGTCAACGGATTTCGTCGCTGCGGTGCAGGCCGGCGTCGAGGTGGTGGTGTCCACGCCGGGGCAGTTGGACGCGGTCGTCGCCGCGGCACACCGGCTGGGCCGTACTGCCACCGTCGGTGTCAAGGTCGATACCGGTCTGGCCCGCAGTGGGGTGTCCGAACGCGACTGGCCCGATGTCTGTGCGCTGCTCAAAGACGAGGCGCTGGTGCTGCGCACGGTGATGTGTCACCTGGCCCGTGGCGATGAACCGGGTCATCCGCTCAATGCCGGCCAGGCCGCCGGGCTCGATGACCGCGTCGTGGACCTGCGCCGGGCCGGACTGCGACCGCAGCGGGTGCATCTGGCCAATTCGGCTGCCGCGCTGACGGATCGGAGTCTGGCCCGGGATATCGTGCGAACGGGTATCGCGATCTACGGGCGCAGCCCGGTGCCCGCCCTCGGCGACTTCGGGCTGACACCCGCGATGACGATGACCGCCGAGGTGGCGCAGGTCAGGAGAATCCGCGGCGGGCAAGGTGTTTCGTACAACCACGCCTGGGTCGCGCCGGCTGACACCGTGGTGGGTGTGCTGGCCTGCGGGTACGCCGACGGGGTGCCCCGTGCGCTGAGCAACCGGCTGCCGGTGCACATCAACGGCCGCCGCTTCGACGGGGTCGGCCGGATCTGCATGGACCAGCTGGTGGTGGACCTCGGCCACGACGGCGGTGGCGTGACCGAGGGAGATCGGGCGGTGCTGTTCGGTGGTGCCGGTGTGACCGCCGGCGACTGGGCGAACGCCACCGGCACCATCGACTACGAGATCCTCACCGGGATCGGGGGGCGCACCGAGCGGCGCTATTTGCCGCCGGACTCGATGACGCCCTGGGCGGCCCGGGCGCGGTCCTCGTAG
- a CDS encoding SDR family oxidoreductase has product MDNIRGKTIAITGAARGIGYATAKALLARGARVVIGDRDVALQESAVVELTKLGQVSGYPLDVTDRESFATFLDKARTDGGGHIDVLINNAGVMPVGAFLDETEQSIRSSLEVNVYGVLTGCQLALPEMVKRRSGHVINIASLSGLIPLPGQVVYVGAKYAVVGLSTALADEMAPYGVNVSVVMPPFTNTELISGTKSSGAIKPVEPEDIAAAIVKTLDKPKTHVSVPPPLRFTAQAAQMLPPKGRRALNKALGLDKVFLEFDKSKRKAYEDRARAAQGVIESGGK; this is encoded by the coding sequence ATGGACAACATCAGGGGCAAGACCATCGCGATCACCGGCGCCGCTCGCGGTATCGGCTATGCCACCGCCAAGGCCCTGCTGGCTCGCGGCGCCCGCGTCGTCATCGGTGACCGCGACGTCGCGTTGCAGGAGTCGGCCGTCGTCGAACTCACCAAGCTTGGGCAGGTTTCCGGCTACCCCCTGGACGTGACCGACCGGGAGTCCTTCGCGACGTTCCTGGACAAGGCCCGCACCGACGGTGGCGGCCACATCGACGTGCTGATCAACAATGCCGGCGTGATGCCGGTCGGGGCGTTCCTGGACGAGACCGAACAGTCGATCCGGTCATCGCTGGAGGTCAACGTGTACGGCGTGCTCACCGGCTGCCAGCTCGCGCTGCCGGAGATGGTCAAGCGGCGCAGCGGTCACGTCATCAACATCGCCTCACTGTCGGGCCTGATCCCGCTGCCCGGCCAGGTGGTCTACGTCGGCGCCAAGTACGCCGTGGTCGGACTGTCGACCGCGCTGGCCGACGAGATGGCGCCGTACGGCGTCAACGTCTCGGTGGTCATGCCGCCGTTCACCAACACCGAGCTGATCTCGGGCACCAAGTCCAGCGGCGCGATCAAGCCCGTGGAACCCGAAGATATTGCCGCCGCCATCGTCAAGACCTTGGACAAGCCCAAGACCCATGTGTCGGTGCCGCCGCCGCTGCGGTTCACCGCACAGGCCGCGCAGATGCTCCCACCCAAGGGCCGGCGGGCACTGAACAAGGCACTCGGCCTGGACAAGGTGTTCCTGGAGTTCGACAAGTCCAAGCGCAAGGCCTACGAGGACCGCGCCCGGGCCGCCCAGGGCGTCATCGAGTCCGGCGGCAAATAG
- a CDS encoding FAD-dependent oxidoreductase: MTTRVTIVGAGIGGLVLARVLHVHGIASAVYEAETSVGSRAQGGQLDIHHDTGQPALELAGLTEQFRAIIHVGAEADRLLAPDGTVLIDEPDDGAGLRPEVLRGELRRVLLDSLPADTVRWGHKVAGARPLGDGRHELSFTDGGSVRTELLVGADGAWSKIRPLVSDASPGYAGMTFVETYLHDADTRHPGAAAAVGAGSMFAVAPGKWIGAHREPNAVLHAYVALHRPAEWIAAVDLTDTACVAAEFDGWAPELTALITDCDTGPTVRMIHTLPTDHRWDRTPGVTLLGDAAHLSPPSGEGANLAMLDGAELGAAIAAHPGDTEAALAAYEAVMFPRSESAALEALRMQATFVGAHAQSELTSTLAREVWTGRASDSAR, from the coding sequence ATGACGACGCGCGTGACGATCGTGGGCGCAGGCATCGGTGGGCTGGTGCTGGCACGGGTACTGCACGTGCACGGCATCGCCAGCGCCGTGTACGAGGCGGAAACGTCTGTGGGCAGCCGGGCCCAGGGCGGACAGCTGGACATTCATCACGACACCGGTCAGCCCGCGCTGGAGCTGGCCGGACTGACCGAACAATTCCGCGCGATCATCCACGTGGGCGCCGAGGCGGACCGACTGCTGGCACCAGATGGCACGGTGCTCATCGACGAGCCCGACGACGGCGCCGGGCTTCGTCCCGAGGTACTGCGCGGCGAACTGCGCCGGGTGCTGCTGGACTCGCTGCCCGCGGACACGGTGCGGTGGGGCCACAAGGTGGCGGGTGCCCGACCGCTCGGCGACGGCCGGCACGAGCTGAGCTTCACCGACGGCGGCTCGGTACGCACCGAACTGCTGGTCGGCGCCGACGGCGCATGGTCGAAGATCCGGCCGCTGGTCTCGGACGCATCACCCGGCTACGCCGGTATGACGTTCGTCGAAACCTATCTGCACGACGCCGATACGCGCCACCCCGGTGCCGCCGCGGCGGTCGGCGCGGGCTCGATGTTCGCCGTCGCGCCGGGCAAGTGGATCGGCGCCCATCGTGAGCCGAACGCCGTGCTGCACGCCTATGTCGCGCTGCACCGGCCGGCCGAATGGATCGCCGCCGTCGACCTCACTGACACCGCCTGCGTCGCAGCCGAATTCGACGGCTGGGCACCCGAACTCACGGCGCTGATCACCGACTGCGACACCGGACCGACGGTCCGGATGATCCACACGCTGCCGACCGATCACCGCTGGGATCGCACCCCGGGCGTGACGCTGCTCGGCGACGCTGCCCACCTGTCGCCGCCGTCGGGCGAGGGCGCGAACCTGGCGATGTTGGACGGCGCCGAACTCGGCGCGGCGATCGCCGCCCATCCGGGTGACACCGAGGCGGCGTTGGCGGCCTACGAGGCGGTGATGTTCCCCCGAAGCGAGTCCGCCGCCCTGGAAGCACTCCGGATGCAGGCCACCTTCGTGGGTGCGCACGCGCAGTCAGAGCTCACGAGCACCCTCGCTCGCGAAGTCTGGACCGGTCGCGCATCGGACAGCGCTCGGTGA
- a CDS encoding TetR/AcrR family transcriptional regulator: protein MSRWGVAERRTDALSKERIVEAAIEILDTDGEGALTFRALAARLATGSGAIYHHVPDKNTLLAAATDSIVTRAMAGVAGDLAPADAIRAIAVGLFDTIDEHPWVGAQLHRHPRSALLRIFEGIGGRIRALGVPEAAQFNSASALTNYILGVAAQNAENARSQGAGADRTAFLADVVRQWTRNDPARYPFVHSVAAQLRDHDDREQFLAGIDLILAGMDTLS, encoded by the coding sequence ATGTCAAGATGGGGCGTGGCCGAACGCCGGACGGATGCCCTGTCGAAGGAGCGCATCGTCGAGGCCGCGATCGAGATCCTCGACACCGACGGCGAGGGCGCGCTGACCTTCCGGGCGCTCGCCGCCCGACTGGCCACCGGCAGCGGGGCGATCTACCACCACGTCCCAGACAAAAACACGCTGCTCGCCGCGGCGACCGACAGCATCGTCACCCGCGCCATGGCCGGGGTGGCCGGCGATCTGGCGCCGGCAGACGCGATCCGGGCTATCGCGGTGGGTCTGTTCGACACCATCGACGAGCATCCCTGGGTCGGTGCTCAGCTGCACCGCCACCCCCGGTCGGCGCTACTGCGGATCTTCGAAGGTATCGGCGGCCGGATCCGGGCGCTCGGTGTTCCCGAAGCGGCGCAGTTCAATTCGGCGTCCGCGCTGACGAACTACATCCTGGGCGTCGCGGCGCAGAACGCCGAGAACGCCCGGTCACAGGGGGCGGGGGCGGACCGCACCGCGTTTCTCGCCGACGTGGTGCGGCAGTGGACGCGCAACGACCCCGCGCGGTACCCGTTCGTCCACTCGGTGGCGGCCCAGCTCCGCGATCACGACGACCGCGAGCAGTTCCTGGCCGGGATCGACCTGATCCTGGCGGGGATGGACACCCTGAGCTAA
- a CDS encoding barstar family protein — MKTYRIDGSRIGSAADFYTEVGRAVNGDGGYFGSNLDALADCLRGGFGTPEEGGFRFVLAPYQGPRAAIGEPVWSTLLRVFVDNGVDLWLKN; from the coding sequence GTGAAGACGTATCGGATCGACGGGTCCCGGATCGGGTCGGCAGCGGACTTCTATACCGAGGTCGGCCGTGCGGTCAACGGTGACGGCGGCTATTTCGGGTCGAACCTCGACGCCCTGGCCGATTGCCTGCGCGGCGGCTTCGGCACACCGGAGGAGGGCGGTTTCCGGTTCGTCCTGGCCCCGTATCAGGGACCCAGGGCGGCGATCGGCGAACCGGTGTGGAGCACGCTGCTGCGGGTGTTCGTCGACAACGGCGTCGACCTGTGGTTGAAGAATTAG
- a CDS encoding ribonuclease domain-containing protein, with protein sequence MRAAAVVVALVCGLLAGCTTTPTATPTATPTAGPADGTCDLGGLPPQAGETVHRIESGGPFPYPRNDGVVFGNYEGRLPKRERGYYHEYTVPTPGQSHRGTRRIVTGGQPLIRPPEFYYTGDHYESFCLIGGV encoded by the coding sequence ATGCGGGCGGCAGCGGTGGTGGTGGCACTGGTGTGTGGCCTGTTGGCCGGCTGCACCACCACTCCGACGGCCACTCCGACGGCCACCCCGACGGCCGGCCCCGCGGACGGCACGTGCGACCTGGGTGGTCTGCCCCCGCAGGCCGGCGAGACCGTGCACCGCATCGAGTCCGGCGGCCCATTTCCCTACCCCCGCAACGACGGTGTGGTGTTCGGCAACTACGAGGGCAGGCTGCCCAAGCGGGAGCGCGGCTACTACCACGAGTACACGGTGCCCACCCCGGGTCAATCCCACCGCGGGACCCGCCGCATCGTCACCGGTGGGCAACCCCTGATCCGGCCGCCCGAGTTCTACTACACCGGCGATCACTACGAATCGTTCTGCCTGATCGGAGGCGTGTGA
- a CDS encoding LLM class flavin-dependent oxidoreductase has protein sequence MTVPLSVLDLAPISAGSDAATALRNTVDLARHAELWGYRRYWLAEHHYVAVASSSPAVLIGQIAAATRTIQVGAAAVQLGYTTAIAVVESFGILDAFYPGRIDLGVGRSGQRRTESLRPASRIPTPARERHEVDGVVVPAPFDVGAVMRTPRLRAIMATLQQPDAVSPDFGDQVADIVALISGTYRAGGFEAHATPGESKTLWPWVFGSSKGQSARVAGALGLPFVASYHITPATALEAVAAYRNAFRPSAALAQPYVVVSADVVAADDEKTARHLAGSYGHWVHSVRAGGGAVPYPDPDTVAPLTEEQLALVQDRIDTQFVGDADQVADRLAALQRVTGADELVITSVTHRHEDRLRSHELIAKRWAS, from the coding sequence ATGACCGTTCCGCTCTCCGTCCTCGACCTCGCGCCGATCAGCGCGGGCAGCGACGCGGCCACGGCACTGCGCAACACCGTCGACCTGGCCAGGCATGCCGAACTGTGGGGTTACCGCCGCTATTGGTTGGCCGAGCATCACTATGTCGCGGTGGCCAGCTCGTCGCCCGCGGTGCTGATCGGCCAGATCGCCGCAGCGACCCGCACCATCCAGGTGGGCGCGGCCGCGGTGCAGCTCGGATACACCACCGCCATCGCCGTGGTCGAGAGCTTCGGCATCCTGGACGCGTTCTATCCGGGCCGTATCGATCTGGGGGTCGGCCGGTCGGGTCAGCGCCGCACCGAGTCGCTGCGGCCGGCGTCGCGCATACCCACACCTGCGCGGGAACGGCATGAGGTGGACGGCGTGGTGGTGCCCGCCCCGTTCGACGTCGGTGCAGTCATGCGCACTCCGCGGCTGCGGGCCATCATGGCCACCCTGCAGCAACCGGACGCGGTCTCGCCGGATTTCGGCGATCAGGTGGCCGATATCGTGGCCCTGATCAGCGGCACCTACCGGGCCGGGGGTTTCGAGGCGCATGCGACACCTGGGGAGTCGAAGACGTTGTGGCCGTGGGTCTTCGGTAGTTCCAAGGGGCAGAGCGCCCGGGTGGCCGGTGCGCTGGGGCTGCCGTTCGTGGCCAGCTACCACATCACCCCGGCCACCGCGCTGGAGGCGGTGGCCGCCTACCGCAACGCTTTTCGTCCCTCGGCCGCGCTGGCCCAACCCTATGTGGTGGTATCGGCCGATGTGGTGGCTGCCGACGACGAGAAGACCGCGCGCCATCTGGCCGGCAGCTACGGCCACTGGGTGCACTCCGTCCGCGCCGGGGGCGGTGCCGTGCCGTATCCGGACCCCGACACCGTGGCTCCGCTGACCGAGGAGCAGCTGGCCCTCGTGCAGGACCGGATCGACACCCAATTCGTCGGTGATGCCGATCAGGTGGCCGACCGACTGGCTGCGCTGCAGCGCGTGACCGGCGCCGACGAACTCGTCATCACCTCGGTGACCCACCGCCACGAGGACAGGCTGCGGTCCCATGAGCTGATCGCCAAGAGGTGGGCGAGCTAG
- a CDS encoding class I SAM-dependent methyltransferase, translating into MARPGARRRPAGGPVTGRAPVHRDRERANSFGSAAARYDRHRPRYPAALIADLVERQGIRVLDVGAGTGIATAQLRDAGADVLAVEPDPQMAEIAAQKGLAVEVSSFEDWDARGRTFDLVVFAQSFHWVDPEAGLRKVRTLLAPGGRLALLWNRIVPVTPSPAELGRAYEGILEEWQRPSTDVEGTHLDPLLAAAGLVGDRRRYVEHPHYACEAWVDLVTTYSNVLRLPQAEQGELRSRLTATIGAAGVHATNDALAVLCTRLT; encoded by the coding sequence ATGGCGCGGCCCGGTGCGCGACGCCGTCCGGCAGGCGGCCCGGTGACCGGCCGGGCACCGGTCCATCGTGACCGGGAGCGGGCGAACTCGTTCGGCTCCGCCGCAGCGCGTTACGACCGGCACCGCCCGCGCTACCCCGCCGCGCTCATCGCGGATCTGGTTGAGCGCCAAGGTATTCGGGTGCTCGATGTCGGTGCGGGCACCGGTATCGCGACCGCGCAGTTGCGCGACGCGGGCGCCGACGTGCTGGCGGTGGAACCCGATCCGCAGATGGCCGAGATCGCCGCACAGAAAGGCCTCGCCGTGGAGGTGTCCAGTTTCGAGGACTGGGACGCGAGGGGCCGCACCTTCGACCTGGTGGTGTTCGCGCAGTCGTTTCACTGGGTGGACCCGGAAGCGGGGCTGCGCAAGGTCCGCACCCTGCTGGCTCCCGGCGGCCGGCTGGCGCTGCTGTGGAACCGTATCGTGCCCGTCACCCCGAGCCCGGCCGAACTCGGCCGCGCCTACGAGGGCATCCTCGAGGAATGGCAGCGGCCCTCGACCGATGTCGAGGGCACGCACCTCGACCCGCTGCTCGCCGCCGCCGGCCTGGTGGGTGACCGCCGGCGCTATGTCGAGCACCCGCACTACGCGTGCGAGGCCTGGGTTGATCTGGTGACGACCTACTCCAATGTGCTACGGCTACCTCAGGCCGAACAGGGCGAACTGCGGTCTCGGCTGACCGCGACGATCGGCGCGGCCGGTGTCCACGCCACCAACGACGCGCTGGCGGTGCTGTGCACCCGCCTCACGTGA
- a CDS encoding MBL fold metallo-hydrolase — MGASIELTAVTDTVHFVQTDLVNWTLVTDGNGVLVIDAGYPGQRGDVVESVRRLGFQMQDVRAFLLTHAHVDHFGSAIGFAKTLGTPVYTHAAEVGHAKREYLEQVAPIDLVTRIWQPRYLAWTAAIIGKGALTREGIPGTQALGEDIAATLPGTPTAIPTPGHTGGHCSYLVDGVLVSGDALVTGHPLSSRRGPQLLPGLFNHDQQSCLRSLDALGMLDTEVVLPGHGPVWRGPVRDAVRQAAR, encoded by the coding sequence GTGGGCGCTTCGATCGAATTGACAGCTGTCACCGACACCGTGCATTTCGTGCAGACCGACCTGGTCAACTGGACGCTGGTGACCGACGGCAACGGTGTGCTGGTCATCGACGCCGGCTATCCGGGTCAACGCGGGGACGTCGTCGAATCGGTGCGCCGGCTCGGCTTCCAGATGCAGGACGTGCGCGCCTTCTTGCTCACCCACGCGCACGTCGACCATTTCGGTTCCGCCATCGGGTTTGCGAAAACCCTTGGCACGCCGGTGTATACGCACGCAGCCGAGGTCGGCCACGCCAAGCGCGAATACCTGGAGCAGGTGGCGCCGATCGATCTGGTGACGCGGATCTGGCAGCCCCGGTACCTGGCCTGGACGGCCGCCATCATCGGCAAGGGCGCGCTGACCAGGGAGGGCATCCCGGGCACCCAGGCCCTGGGTGAGGACATCGCGGCCACCCTGCCGGGCACCCCGACGGCCATCCCCACCCCCGGCCACACCGGCGGGCACTGCTCCTATCTGGTGGACGGCGTGCTCGTCAGCGGCGACGCCCTGGTGACGGGGCATCCGTTGAGCTCGCGACGAGGTCCGCAGTTGCTGCCCGGCCTGTTCAACCACGATCAGCAGAGCTGCCTGCGCAGCCTGGACGCGCTGGGCATGCTCGACACCGAGGTGGTGCTGCCCGGTCACGGACCGGTATGGCGCGGCCCGGTGCGCGACGCCGTCCGGCAGGCGGCCCGGTGA
- the fgd gene encoding glucose-6-phosphate dehydrogenase (coenzyme-F420) yields the protein MAELKLGYKASAEQFAPRELVELAVAAEAHGMDSATVSDHFQPWRHEGGHAPFSLAWMTAVGERTERLVLGTSVLTPTFRYNPAVIAQAFATMGCLYPDRIFLGVGTGEALNEIATGYEGEWPEFKERYARLRESVRLMRELWLGDRVDFDGEFYKTKGASIYDVPEGGIPIYIAAGGPQVAKYAGRAGDGFICTSGKGEELYKDKLIPAMREGAEAAGKNPDDIDRMIEIKISYDTDPELALENTRFWAPLSLTAEQKHSIDDPIEMEKAADALPIEQVAKRWIVASDPDEAVEKVADYVTWGLNHLVFHAPGHDQRRFLELFKRDLEPRLRKLG from the coding sequence GTGGCTGAACTCAAATTGGGGTACAAGGCATCAGCGGAACAGTTCGCTCCGCGCGAGCTCGTGGAGTTGGCCGTGGCGGCCGAGGCACATGGCATGGACAGCGCCACCGTCAGCGATCACTTCCAGCCGTGGCGGCACGAGGGCGGACACGCCCCGTTCTCACTGGCATGGATGACGGCGGTCGGCGAGCGCACCGAACGGTTGGTCCTGGGCACCTCGGTGCTGACCCCGACCTTCCGGTACAACCCGGCGGTCATCGCGCAGGCATTCGCCACGATGGGCTGTCTGTATCCGGACCGGATCTTCCTCGGTGTCGGAACCGGGGAGGCGCTCAACGAGATCGCCACCGGCTACGAGGGCGAGTGGCCGGAGTTCAAGGAGCGCTACGCGCGGCTGCGCGAGTCGGTCCGCCTGATGCGCGAACTGTGGCTGGGCGACCGCGTCGACTTCGACGGCGAGTTCTACAAGACCAAGGGCGCCTCGATCTACGACGTACCCGAGGGCGGTATCCCGATCTACATCGCCGCGGGCGGGCCGCAGGTGGCCAAGTACGCGGGCCGCGCGGGTGACGGTTTCATCTGCACCTCGGGCAAGGGTGAGGAGCTCTACAAGGACAAGCTCATCCCCGCCATGCGCGAAGGTGCCGAGGCCGCCGGGAAGAACCCCGACGATATCGACCGGATGATCGAGATCAAGATCTCCTATGACACCGACCCGGAGCTGGCGCTGGAGAACACCCGGTTTTGGGCGCCGCTGTCGCTGACCGCCGAGCAGAAGCACTCCATCGACGATCCGATCGAGATGGAGAAGGCCGCCGACGCACTGCCCATCGAGCAGGTGGCCAAGCGCTGGATCGTCGCCTCGGATCCCGACGAGGCCGTCGAGAAGGTGGCCGACTACGTCACGTGGGGCCTGAACCACCTGGTGTTCCACGCGCCCGGCCATGACCAGCGCCGCTTCCTCGAACTGTTCAAGCGGGACCTGGAGCCCCGGCTGCGCAAGCTGGGATAG
- a CDS encoding GntR family transcriptional regulator, with the protein MEETAGGAVAEDVRRRILSMLSSGALRPGSRLGTEREMAERFAVSRATLRSALLPLSQAGVLERRTGRAGGTFIRADMVQRGAAEQAGLPALLQSGGHTSATKVLATDRRPATVAESAALEIAEDAEVFVIRRLRYADGVPLSVDMSCFITEQVGDLLEQPLGGSLYELLRVRYGLVPATTNETIEVVSASPREAQWLDIAHRKPLLAITRVARDAAGRPFEYAYDLFRADRVRLTATVSAVAHSHPVRERRADDGMVERIVSA; encoded by the coding sequence ATGGAAGAGACGGCGGGGGGTGCGGTCGCCGAGGATGTGCGCCGGCGCATTCTGTCGATGCTGTCCAGCGGGGCATTGCGGCCGGGTTCACGACTGGGCACCGAGCGGGAGATGGCCGAGAGGTTCGCGGTGTCGCGTGCGACGCTGCGCAGCGCGCTGCTGCCCCTGAGCCAGGCCGGCGTGCTGGAACGGCGCACCGGTCGCGCCGGCGGGACCTTCATCCGCGCGGATATGGTGCAGCGCGGCGCCGCCGAACAGGCCGGGCTGCCCGCACTCCTGCAGAGCGGCGGCCACACCAGCGCCACCAAGGTGCTGGCCACCGACCGCAGGCCGGCCACCGTCGCCGAATCCGCGGCGCTGGAGATCGCCGAGGATGCCGAGGTGTTCGTCATCCGGCGACTGCGCTACGCCGACGGGGTACCGCTGTCGGTGGACATGTCCTGTTTCATCACCGAGCAGGTCGGTGATCTGCTGGAGCAGCCCCTGGGTGGTTCCCTCTACGAGCTGCTGCGGGTGCGCTACGGCCTGGTGCCGGCCACGACCAACGAAACCATCGAGGTGGTCAGCGCCAGTCCGCGCGAGGCGCAGTGGCTGGACATCGCGCATCGCAAACCGCTGCTGGCGATCACCCGGGTGGCTCGCGACGCGGCCGGCAGGCCGTTCGAGTACGCCTACGACCTGTTCCGCGCGGACCGGGTGCGGCTCACCGCCACCGTGTCCGCCGTGGCCCACTCGCACCCGGTACGGGAACGCCGGGCCGACGACGGCATGGTGGAGCGCATCGTGAGCGCCTGA
- the fabG gene encoding 3-oxoacyl-ACP reductase FabG, which translates to MFDLQSRSVLVTGGSKGIGRGIAGVFARAGADVAVAARSAAGLDETVAALDELGPGKVVGVRVDVSDRQSCTEMAATVIDAFGGLDVLCANAGIFPDAPLATMTVEQLNEIMGINVNGTFFAVQACLDALIASGSGRIILTSSITGPITGYPGWSHYGATKAAQLGFMRTAAIELAPHKITVNAILPGNIMSEGMAENGEEYIASMARSIPAGALGTPEDIGHLAAFLATAEAAYITGQSIAVDGGQVLPESLDAIIN; encoded by the coding sequence ATGTTCGACCTGCAGTCCCGCTCGGTACTGGTGACCGGCGGCAGCAAGGGAATCGGCCGCGGGATCGCCGGCGTCTTCGCCCGCGCCGGGGCCGACGTGGCCGTCGCGGCGCGCTCGGCGGCCGGCCTCGACGAGACCGTCGCCGCCCTCGACGAGCTGGGCCCCGGAAAGGTCGTCGGGGTTCGCGTCGATGTCAGCGACCGGCAGTCGTGTACGGAGATGGCCGCGACGGTCATCGATGCCTTCGGCGGTCTGGACGTGTTGTGCGCCAACGCCGGGATCTTCCCCGATGCTCCCCTGGCCACCATGACCGTGGAGCAGCTCAACGAGATCATGGGGATCAACGTCAACGGCACCTTCTTCGCGGTGCAGGCCTGCCTGGACGCGCTGATCGCCTCCGGGAGCGGCCGCATCATCCTGACCTCGTCGATCACCGGGCCCATCACCGGCTACCCGGGCTGGTCGCACTACGGGGCCACCAAAGCGGCGCAGCTGGGGTTCATGCGCACCGCGGCGATCGAACTGGCGCCGCACAAGATCACCGTCAACGCGATCCTGCCCGGTAACATCATGAGTGAGGGCATGGCGGAAAACGGCGAGGAGTACATCGCCAGCATGGCGCGGTCCATTCCGGCCGGCGCCCTGGGCACCCCGGAGGACATCGGTCACCTGGCCGCCTTCCTGGCCACCGCCGAGGCGGCCTACATCACCGGTCAGTCCATCGCCGTCGACGGCGGTCAGGTGCTTCCCGAATCCCTGGACGCGATCATCAACTGA